In Elephas maximus indicus isolate mEleMax1 chromosome 7, mEleMax1 primary haplotype, whole genome shotgun sequence, the following proteins share a genomic window:
- the LOC126080620 gene encoding olfactory receptor 1440-like: MAIAEGRNDTTVTSFILLGFSEFPNLTIVLFSVFLGIYLMTMSWNLGLFTLIKMDSHLHTPMYFFLNKLAFLDICYISSTAPKMLSDFFQEQKSISFTGCTVQFFFFCSLGLTECCLLATMAYDRYAAICRPLLYTAIMSPTLCLKMVVGSCITGFFGSFIQLCALLQLHFCGPNIINHFFCDLPQLMTLSCSDTFFLQVIISVLTVIFGLISVLIIMISYGYIVATVLKITSAEGRSRAFNTCASHLTAVTLFYSSGTFVYLWPSSDDSLSQSKLASILYTAVIPMLNPLIYSLRNKEIKDALNRWKERIFSDIIFLQGLHNLLQDK; this comes from the coding sequence ATGGCAATAGCTGAAGGAAGAAACGACACTACAGTTACcagtttcattcttttgggattctctgaatttccaaACCTCACCATTGTCCTCTTTTCAGTATTCCTAGGGATCTACCTCATGACAATGTCCTGGAATTTGGGTCTCTTCACACTGATCAAAATGGATTCCCATCTGCACACACCAATGTATTTCTTCCTCAATAAACTTGCCTTCTTAGATATATGCTATATTTCCTCCACAGCCCCCAAGATGCTCTCAGACTTCTTTCAGGAGCAGAAATCCATCTCCTTTACAGGGTGCACCGTACAGTTCTTCTTCTTCTGTAGTTTGGGTTTGACTGAGTGCTGCCTTCTGGCAACCATGGCTTATGATAGATATGCTGCCATTTGCAGGCCTCTACTTTACACAGCCATCATGTCCCCTACTCTCTGTCTGAAGATGGTTGTGGGATCTTGCATAACTGGCTTCTTTGGCTCGTTTATCCAACTGTGTGCCTTACTTCAGCTCCATTTCTGTGGACCAAATATCATTAaccatttcttctgtgacctGCCCCAACTGATGACCCTGTCTTGCTCTGATACCTTTTTCTTACAAGTTATCATTTCTGTGCTCACAGTGATCTTTGGACTGATTTCTGTGCTGATTATCATGATATCCTATGGTTATATTGTTGCCACTGTTCTGAAGATCACTTCAGCTGAAGGCAGGTCCAGGGCTTTCAACACCTGTGCTTCTCACCTGACAGCAGTGACCCTCTTCTACAGCTCAGGCACCTTTGTCTATTTATGGCCCAGCTCTGATGATTCTCTTAGCCAAAGCAAGCTTGCTTCTATTTTATACACTGCGGTCATTCCCATGTTAAATCCATTGATCTATAGTCTCAGAAACAAGGAAATCAAAGATGCCCTAAAcagatggaaggagagaattttcTCTGACATTATTTTTTTACAAGGTTTGCATAATTTACTGCAAGATAAGTGA